Proteins encoded together in one Thermomonospora curvata DSM 43183 window:
- the coaA gene encoding type I pantothenate kinase: MTLGWDTVPSPFVEISRETWRTLRADDRLPLTPGELNALRGLRDPIDTTEVEDIYLPLARLLSLFFTADERLRGTIGEFLGEPVGPTPFIIGIAGSVAVGKSTTSRLLRTLLARRPEHPTVELVSTDSFLYPNAVLADRGLLDRKGFPESYDRKALLRFVSAMKSGAEEVTIPVYSHLEYDIVPGAEQTVRRPDILIVEGLNVLQPPAPGSQAISDFFDFSIYVDARIEHIRQWFIERLFALYRTAFVNPRSYFHRYSQVDQDEIAAFAHRVWREVNEVNLVSNILPTRERATLVLRKDADHSVRGIRLRRI; the protein is encoded by the coding sequence ATGACATTGGGGTGGGACACCGTGCCGAGTCCCTTCGTAGAGATCTCCCGTGAGACCTGGCGGACGCTCCGAGCCGACGACCGGCTGCCGCTGACCCCGGGGGAGCTGAATGCGCTGCGCGGCCTGCGCGACCCGATCGACACCACCGAAGTCGAGGACATCTACCTGCCGCTGGCGCGGCTGCTCAGCCTGTTCTTCACCGCCGACGAGCGGCTGCGCGGCACGATCGGGGAGTTCCTGGGCGAGCCGGTCGGCCCCACGCCCTTCATCATCGGCATCGCCGGCAGCGTGGCGGTCGGCAAGTCCACCACCTCCCGGCTGCTGCGCACGCTGCTGGCCCGCCGTCCCGAGCATCCGACGGTGGAGCTGGTCAGCACCGACAGCTTCCTGTACCCCAACGCGGTGCTGGCCGACCGGGGGCTGCTGGACCGCAAGGGCTTCCCCGAGTCCTACGACCGCAAGGCGCTGCTGCGCTTCGTCTCGGCGATGAAGTCCGGGGCCGAAGAGGTCACCATCCCGGTCTACTCCCACCTGGAGTACGACATCGTGCCGGGCGCCGAGCAGACGGTGCGGCGGCCGGACATCCTGATCGTGGAAGGGCTGAACGTGCTGCAGCCCCCCGCCCCCGGCTCGCAGGCCATATCCGACTTCTTCGATTTCTCCATTTACGTGGACGCGCGGATCGAGCACATCCGCCAGTGGTTCATCGAACGGCTGTTCGCGCTGTACCGGACGGCCTTCGTCAACCCGCGCTCGTACTTCCACCGCTACTCCCAGGTGGACCAGGACGAGATCGCCGCGTTCGCGCACCGGGTGTGGCGCGAGGTCAACGAGGTCAACCTGGTGTCCAACATCCTGCCGACCCGCGAACGCGCCACCCTCGTGCTGCGCAAGGACGCCGACCACAGCGTGCGGGGCATCCGGCTGCGCCGGATCTGA